In Pseudorasbora parva isolate DD20220531a chromosome 1, ASM2467924v1, whole genome shotgun sequence, the DNA window gcggttcagcgcaaaaaaggaggcgtgttccggcgcagacaatccctggtgctattttgctgttccattaaacaattgcgccactgaccagaaaaaacctggtctgaattcagtggcgcgttgcgcgttgttcattatgctattttaagggcgcatgcttgaccataatgtatagcgtgtaCAACGCGcagacactttgctcatgtaatctacacagatgcaacagttatttttgcaaatcataaattgttacactaaaaaaatattaacacatgagatgacggaaataatcgtggtgtgccacgaagatgtgaaaaataggcataaatcttgcttacaaattattcaggctgtgaaccgctcctggcgtgcgcctggtaaatacgccataataatagcaagccataatggaacttgcgcacctgcttttaaagggaatgttggatgacgctctgattggtttattcacgttacgtccaaaccacacctatgaataatgaagctacttcagaccaacccattttagatttgcgccgggcccaagagccatttatcccgccgggaaaatagcaacagcgccaagacccgcccacaaagttacttgcacttcgcgctttgacacttgcgtttcagatcattaaaatagggcccattatgttttattagacaggtaaACAACTGTTTGGATATGTTTATAGACAGAAAtgaatcattgttatatagctcaacacagttagtctctttttcttgatttactgcgagtaccatgttttaccatgcctaatatcatATTACCACGCCTAATTACCATACCCTGCTGCCATTCTGCGCTCAATCtcggcgtcatcaagctacgcctgtGTTTTGAATAAGGGACCCCTAATGttgaaaattacatattgtgcctttaatatatttttttaagctcCATCGTTGGTTCCACCTCCTGTCCCGCCCCGTAACAAGCAGCAGAGGAAGAGTTTTTCTAGCTCTCTCCCACCACCATTACCACCGAGAGGTGAGAACACATTCACACTTGCATGCACAGAAAATATTCAGTTTGATTCatcatgttaaaaaaaacatcttgtTCTTGATAATAAACCGGTTCAGtgagttgattttttttgttgttgagatgaataacaaaaacaaatctgttCTCTCTATCTCTAACCTTTACATATTGTTTTTCTTCTCTctcgctttctctctcttttttctcaGGTCTGGAGAATAACGGAGAGACTCCATTTAAAGCTAATGTAAATGTGGTGTCGCTTAAAGTAGGAAGCCTTGTGGACATTACAAGAGGTGTGCTAAACTTCTAAACAGTCTTTTTGTTGAAGGATGAAAATCCTAAATATTCAATTTAAACCAGCTCGCTTACTGTCTCCGCAGCATCTGCTATACAGAGCAGCCAGAAACcagtgcattgtgggaaatGCAATGCCGTCATGTCTTCTGCAAGCAGTCCAGCAACGCACCAAACAAAAATAGTAAGTCGTAACAATAGTTGCAAAACCCATTTGTACATCTGATATTAGTATTGAAATTACTTTCACTTCTGTTAAAAGTGATTTCTGTGTCTTTTTTTGTAGATGTGGAGCTGTGAGTTTTGCGGAAAGGAGAACGTTTACCCCCTGGCGGCACTAAAAGCGGGACGTTTTCCCTTGCGCTCTCCTCCAGGCAGGGATATCATTTACATGGACGACGACGGAGACACGGACTATGAGAATCTAGACGACATGCTGATTGTGCTGTGCGTGGACATTTCCGGTAGCATGAGCGTCACTTCTGAGGTGCCTGTCTTCTTTTATCACAGACGACCAGAGCTTTACAcctttatttgatatttttgttcaCGTTAAATATATTTCTCTCTCAGATCTCCCCAGGCAACAGCATGCGATCGCCCACATATATTTCACGACTTCAGGTGAGAGGAGACTTCTGAAGTTTTGCTTATATAAACAGGCACATTACATGTgacgttacttttttttttttttgggtttaGGGAGTCCAAGAAGCTCTTCAGATGGTGCTCTCCTCTCTGCAGAAAGCCTCACCTCACCGAAGAGTGGCACTGGTGACTTTTAACAATGAGGTAAAGACACTTATAGGATTGAGCCAGAAAAGATGAACAAGAGGAGGGACATGTATACTGTTAGATGCTGTTACTAAAGGCTCACTAAAGTGCAAGTGCTTTTGAGGAAGAAATAGCCATTGGATGGCAGGACTTTTTTAAACTAGATTTTCACTGATTGTTCAGATCTGACCTCTATTTTTATGTACACTTTACTACACCATTATtagatttattttgaaatgccattatttttatataatctaGGGATTTTCAAACActgaaaaagtattttttatatttgtatgtattatataaaatatattattactgtattattaattgatatattattataattattatatgtaatgtatggtcccactttatattaggtggccttaactactatgtacagtacttacatcaaaaactAAGTACAGTGTACTTATTGTGCTCATTTTATTGCAAAAcacatttgctgatattgaggtagGAGAcggataaagttagggacaggtgtgctgGTATGGGTAACAGTGTAATTACAGAAATttattacagatgtaattacatgcaggtaattTCAGTAGCAGTattaacattaagtgacatggcatctgacgcacaggagccaatggcacatgtcgcgacacacgcagtggcactttcggttctcattggcatatgTGAGTGGATAGTGACGTGTCGCGACACACGcagtggcacttccggttctcattggcatatgtcagtggatagtgacatgtgtcgcgacacacgcagtggcacttccggttctcattggcatatgtcagtggatagtgacgTGTGTTGCGACACACGcagtggcacttccggttctcattggcatgtgtcagtggatagtgacgtgtcgcgacacacgcagtggcacttccggttctcattggcatatgtcagtggatagtgacatgtgtcgcgacacacgcagtggcacttccggttctcattggcatgtgtcagtggatagtgacgtgtcgcgacacacgcagtggcacttccggttctcattggcatatgtcagtggatagtgacatgtgtcgcgacacacgcagtggcacttccggttctcattggcatatgtcagtggatagtgacatgtgtcgcgacacacgcagtggcacttccggttctcattggcatatgtcagtggatagtgacgtgtgtcgcgacacacgcagtggcacttccggttctcattggcatatgtcagtggatagtgacatGTGTCACTGACACTGTCACGAAACGCTGACACTGGCAGTGACACTGAGTCGCGGAACATGTCGCTGTATGTGACACTCACTGGCAGATGAGCTGAACAACTATACTCACGTAATTGTGGCACAAAAGCCAAAATAAATATCCTATTTTCgtgacttttttcccctcttaaataaatgttaatctaACTTGTTAAATTTAGTAATATGTGTTAGTTTGTGACAAGCAGTATCTGAGTGGCATGTGCCACTGAATGATTTATGCAATAAATAACAATATCTTCCAATTGGCCatgcttgagtcacacacagaGTTCAACATTCAGcatacaaaacacaacaatggcaGCTATACTAAGTCAAGAGTAAATCAAAAGTAAATGATCAAGTAGGCTCTACAGTTCTTTTTAAGTTACTATAACTCTTGTGTAAGTGGTTCCTAATCGGTTTGCATGCTTTTTTAGTTTTAAGTCTAACTAATTCGATTTTACAGTGTGGTACAGTGTAGCAAACTGATTCTATGTTACAGCATTAGATTATATTTTTTCCTTAAATCTGCAGTAGGtaacttttgtaaaaatgtattttttttacatatttgttagACCTGTCATTATGTCCTGACAGTAGAATATGAGACAGATAATCTGCGAAAAAATCAAGCTCCTCTGGCTCCCCCCAGTGGTCCTATTGCCACTTGCAGAAATACGCCGCTCCCGGTaagaaacaaccaatcagagccaggAGGAGTGTCTTAGCAGTGTCAATCAAGCTTGTGTGCGCGCTGATCACAACCCCATCTCATGCACCGCGCATACATGCTTGCTCTAGTAGTGAAAACAATGAGGACAAAATCATATTTGGATACCGGGAGCTGTACGATACATCTTTATACCTTATAGGGCGgcgacacactgcaagcgtggcgtgtCCATtatatttcggctcccatgttaacaggttagagcttgcacactgccCGCGGCGAAAACGCATGCATGCTTTAAATAGAAACAACGCCTATTTTTAACACGACACGCAAGCGTGTTTTATGCGTCTCCGGGCAAAAAAGAATatgaaaatatgtttatatgtaattttgacacgaatacatattattaaatgacATTTTGATGTTTGGAAGTCTCTTATGCCGGAGACACACTGTCAAGCGCGGCATTTGTAGCTTGTCGTTTTAtgcctttgcacaccagaagcgtgtctgactcggcactgctgctgctattgatgtacagggaagGCCTATACTTCATATTAAACCTAAATATGTAGCCTATACttatacagcaaagacaacgtcgggagtattgaccatacatatatatggtattgatggcaaaataggctacagaatattcgttctgtattgacattTCAATATTTGAAAATCGATAACTGTTATTATTTACTTTAAATTACAGTTATATCTGCCCCGTCTCACACATTCCCCCGCCTGATGTTCCGTGCACACCACGGCTTCCTCTTCGCCCCGCCCGTTGACTCCTCGAAGTCGCTGTGGGTGTGAATTCCTCATCGGAGCCCAAAACTCTAGCCGCATAGCATACAGATAAAATGTCACGCACTGTGCAAAGCAACTATTGAAACCTGCTAATTCACTGGCTTGTCATGTTGCTAAACTAATGTACTAGCAAACCTTATTTAGCATTACATATCGATAGAATACTCACTTGCATACTGTAACGTTAGTTACCGTTATATTATCTTAGCTATTACATGTATTGAGAACCAAGTTTGTAGTCAAAGTATGGGCAGGCCATAGTCAATGTAAATCATATTGTTATGTGCATaagcttgtgaatcgaaatctAAATTAATCATGAAATTTGTGTCAATACCCTGTCCTAGTTTTTTTCCTCAcccattattaattattattatccatGAAAATATAGAGCTccatttatattatatgtagGGGGTCTCTCACAAAGGCATCATTATATTTGAGGGTCCTTGGCATCAAAAAGTTTGTATAATACATTTTAGTGACTAAActataccaaaaaaaaaaaaggttggtCATTCAACGTGTCCATATTTTCCTGTCTAAATGGGCTCAGAATAAGCAGCTCAGCGGTCCAAAGTTTTTGTCAGCAGACACAAATTTGGCAACACAGGATGACCAGTCTGAGTCTGAATGTTACGCCCTGTGTAAGAATTAGGAATCACAGACATGAGGAAAAACTACAGTCTGCTTCTGAAGCCAAAACTCAACAAACCAACTGAGATGTCGAGATGTGATGACTTAGCATTTCCTGTTCTTGGTTTAGTTTTGACGTGCTTGTGGCTTCTTGTGGTGGGCACCATACTTCACtatgaaaaaagaaaattgtatAGAGTAGTAAAGCAAAGTTCTGCAATAGCTCTGATTGTGCTTTATTTACTGCCATGTTAACAGATTTCAGGATAGTTGTGTGTGGTTTTCAGGTAACCGTGTACGGGGACGGTACAGGGGTTCCTCTCACTCTGAGAGACTGGGCCCTAGTGGACTATGACTATATGAAGAAGGAGGGCGAGAACTACAGCACCCCTCACTGCATTGCAGAGACTATCCAGCCTCTCACCCAGAAAATCAAAGAGTGAGTGAAACGTTCTCCGACTGTTATTGTTTAAGGTCACGCCACCTTGTCTGTGTTTTCATCAGAAAGCGTCtctgtctgtgtatgtgtgtgtgggcggttgtttttgtatatttgtcaCTCACGAGTTTCCTCCAGTATTTCTGCTGAAGTATCTGAGTTTGTATTTTGTGTATCTGTCATTTGATATCACAGTTTTATGAAATCAATATAACCTGTTTAAAATGTTAGAGatcatttttaatgcacaagatgaaagaaaaataaacacCCAACACAGCGGTTTTCTCCACAGAGTTTTAACACACACATTCTATCCAATCAGAATGAAGTGTTCAGCCATGCTGTAAGTCAGAGATGTGCACTTACAGAGAGTTCCTCAGGgccttacatttaaaaaagagaaTCACATTTTGAATCACAATCCCctagtttcacagacaaggcttaaagggatagttcaaaatgaaaatgtcccaTAATTgattcaccctcaagccattctaggtgtatatgactttcttctttcagccgaaCACAAactgagtttaaaaaaataccctggctcttccaagctttataatggggcAAATGTTACCTTAGATTTTAAAGCCCaaaaagtccatccatccatcataaaatgaATCCATACTCCAGGGGATtgataaaggccttctgaagtaaagcaatgcatttttgttagaaaaatatgcatatttataactttataaactagaATCACTGGCTTCTGGTAACGGCACTATGCAAGTTAAGTTTTGGTGGAAGAGTCACCTCTGACCCAATATATTGACAAATGCGGAAGCGCAGAGgaaagagcaaaacaaaacaccggtCATGAATTAGAAGActaaaatgagaatttttaaagagaaatgtctGAGGATTTCAGTATAAGACCAGAGGAGCTGGAGTTTGTTACAGAGCCCTATTTGTTTAAACCACAAGAGGCGTCTACTCTCACTTAAGCTTACGCTACGCCTACATTCTACGCCATGCATCGAGTCAGTCTTCCGCCAGAACTTAAATCGTATATGGCTGTTACTGGAAGCCAgggattataaattataaatcttGCTGAAGCtaaaacgtgatgcgtaacacgagaatgaacctcgttggttctcACACATCAAGCGAAAatgcttgagcttccgtttACCACGATTGATGTGTGAGCTAatgaatgtttaaatgtaaataaaagtatttaatgcaATCTTTTCTTCGTATAAAGCGATAGTGGCGATAGTGTCTTCATAAAATTTGGTATAAAATGCTCAATTCATATAAATAAGTTTTACAATTTCTTTATAAAGTGTCAAAATGGTAGTTGCTttgctgtcaatggagggacagaaatctctcagatttgaTCAGAAAGATCATCTTTTGTGTCTCGAAGATgaacgggtttggaacgacatgagggtgaggaattaatgataAAGAATTTTCAATTtccaactatccctttaaaaaatagCCTCTGTTCTCCTTCACTGCATATTGCATTCAGACTATAAAAGCAATactcatatttttttcttataccttttttaactttttaaaaaaaactgaaaacacTGACAGTGGATAAGATAGTCTTCAACCAATTTATGAATTAGACTGGGAAATTACCACTTCACTTCACATTGTTCAGTGAGATTTGTGCCACATCACAGTTGGTGTATTATTCATGactatatatacatacatatatatgataaatatatatgataaatatatatatatatatatatatatatatatatatatatatatatatatatatatatatatatatatatatatatatatatatatatatatatgctctaatggtattttattttgtatttctgTTCTTATATTGTTTATTAACTATGGCGTTAAGTCTAATAGTTTgggtttcttcttcttctcccaGACTCAGAGAACATGGAGCCACAGCACTGGGACCTGCTGCCCTCATCtctgttgctatggcatcccAGTTCACAGGGTCAAAGGTactacctctctctctctctctctgtatatatatattatatacagtgCATCCAGAAAGTTTTCACAgggcttcactttttccacattttattaTGTTAGAGCCTTATTTCAAAATggattaaaatcattatttccctcaaaattctacaaacaatacataatgacaacgtgaaagatttgtttgaaatctttgcaaaaaatatttttttaaatcacaatgtacataagtattcacagcctttgccatgacactcaaaattgagctgAGGTGCTCCTGTCTCCACTGATCATCGTTCACAACTTGATTGGTGTCCatctgtggtaaattcagttgatttgacatgatttggaaagggacacacctgtctatataagatcCCActgttaacagtgcatgtcagagcacaaactaAGCAATGAAGTCCAAAGGATTGTCTGTGGACCTCCGAGACAGGATTGTATTAAGGAACAAACTGAGCGATCGGaggagaagggccttagtcagggcGGTGACCAAGATCCCGATGGTCACTCTGACTGAGCTCCAGcttttctctgtggagagagaagAACCTTCCAGAAGCACAGCCATCTCtgctcctctccaccaatcaggcctgtatggtagtGGCCAGATGGAAGCCACTCCTCAGAAAAAGGCACATGACAGCCCGCCTGGAGTTtaccaaaaggcacctgaaggactctcagaccatgagaaagAAAAtcatctggtctgatgaaacaaagattgaactctttggcctctgaatggcaagtgtcatgtctggaggaaaccaggcaccgctcatcacccggccaataccatccctacagtaAAGCATGGGGGGATGTTTTTAAGCGACAGGTACTGGGAGACGAGTcaggatcgagggaaagatgaatgcagcaatgtagaGAGACATCATtaatgaaaacctgctccagacacgctggacctcagactggggcgaaggttcatcttccaacaggacaacgaccctaagcatacagccaagataacaaaggagtcgctacgggacaactctgtgaatgtccctgagtggcccagccagagcccagacttgaacacgattgaacatctctggagagatctgaaaatggctgtgcaccgaCACTCCCCATCcaaacctgatggagcttgagaggtcctgcaaagaagaatgggagaaactgcccaaaaaataggtgtgccaagcttgtagtactcaaaaatactcaaaaagacttgaggctgtaatgGGTGCAAAatgtgcttcaacaaagtatcaAGCAGGCTGTGAATAAATTGTGTACATGTGCTATTTTTTGTTGTGAATTTTGagtaaaataatgaatttaatcaattttgaAATAAGGCTCTAACATTAGAAAATGTGGGAAAAGTGAATACGCTGttaatactttccggatgcactgtacaTACTGTGATTTTCTAAATATAAGACAATGAAAAAAATGTGGTCATCTTATATTCAGTGTCAAAAGATCATTATCATAAACAACCCTGAGCTCTTGTGGTGTGAATGCGCTGCTCACTGTCCAGTGaagtaaatttaaatgtaatagtaCCTACTCAGACAGTACGCAATTTTGGATCCAGCATAAAACAACACTGCTCCAGTCTTGTAGTGTCACTCTTTTTTTCAGGTGATAATTTGCACAGATGGGCAGGCCAACATTGGGCTGGGACAATTAGACCAAGAGTCTTCCCATTGCTCCACCCGATCGCCTTATTTCTACAACCAGTTAGCCCATTATGCTGCTGAAAAGGGGTGAGCGACTACAAAGCACAAATCGCTCTGAATATCATAACATGATGACTGTAGATGAAAATACACAGTGAAATAGATAAACATTAAGTGTTATGATTATGTTTAAGTCATGCATTTCTGTTGTTGTTGATATTTATAGTGTGATCGTGTCCGTGATGACCTTTGAAGGAGAGGACTGTCGTTTGGCAGAGGTTGGGAGGCTGGCTGACCACACAGGAGGCAGAGTGAGTTACTGCTACTGCTCATCTGCAGTCCACCTTCATTCTGTTGAGCAGTTAAGCTCATGCTGCAGGTATCAGGTTAGATGGTAAAGAAGACTGATTGTGAGTTtacaccaagcggcaacctcctgcGATCTCTCttaaagccaatacggaagtaatgtaaactgcaattcctcaactggccactagggacaggctccagaagggagcagaatctcattgagccccatgttaaaattcccaactttacagcagaaaaaaacatgtttacagcctggtacaaattgtggttttgagcCTATACCGCacattttgaccttcatgacaactgtgaggggagtgaatttttttataactcattcgtttacgttatataaagcctttaagttctacataattaagggtgtggttactttgagtgacaggtgggtagccatttatccgccgtctatagtcattgcgtcacataagctccgcccacatcccgcctttttgcccattttctgttatctgggagtgacacgcgatgactcgctcacaagatggcaacgcccagctcgcccctactttaagcttcagaacggcttatcggaatcctataggtgacgtcacggacactacgtccatatttttttacagtctatagtttacacctggtattaagagtCATAGTGATCCGATTAGGTCAATCGGATCACAAGTGAACGATCATGGTCTAAAACGTTTTGACGTTTGTCCACTTTTgacacttccagaggtagttgAAAACACATTTGACTGAAGTGCTTTCATAGTGCAAATGTTAATGTGGTCGAATGTGTtcgaacagccacaaaagatGCGTACTCTCCACCTACTGTTTTAATgcgtaaacattatgggaagcgcTAGCCAGTCAGGATTTAAAGcggcacttggctacttttgctctcggggtccccctacagtttggaaaaaataatgtcctcaactactgtcgtaagatatGTCAttctacaacaggggatgccatcgcgcgtgcatttgttgacatgacaaccctgatagccctgaactagtgatgcgcgggtcgtctcataatccgcggaccccgtatgtctattaaatggtcgcgggtgcgcggcgggttgtaaaaatatatacagtggtgcggtgcgggccaaataacttcataaaagcgtcccgcgggttggtgcagcactaacagttcccctgaacactgcaagaggagtttagagttcttctggcgtcgcgtgtgaaatgtcttcaacCCAGGtaagtaacgttacagtcagtggcatatgtttcagcatgtcatatgaatataatttcatgggttttatttttttcaaacgccaaataatcacgatgctcacgtttacaagccagcgtcattatagtagtctattggttaccattttacagaatctatatgatacttcagttcaatgtttgagtggtagcgttaggtaatcaccgtaacaagcaggacagcatcggtcgggcacgcctccttcagctcacgccacgagcaaacgctggtcacatgttgatcctcgtcctgcctttaatcccatcactttctcgtttcctcttattgctttcctccaacaaaaccttttctttcttatttgtctctgctgcttcggacatgactatattatccgacgaacaaagttgggctcgcacgtctgaacttaaggaagtgtgggtgttggtggaagtgacgtatatgccgtaaagcagtcgaattttgtagttctttttgttctcgggttactacccgaaacccgaagtttaaaagtacaattaaaaacgatacagaccccatcaggctatggcagacgtgtcattcaatctattgtaagtcgatttatcatcacaagagtcttaaaaaatatattatgaaggttgaaaagttacctagtgctgctttaaactcTGTCGGCTGAAGACGCAAATTTGGTTTGAAGATGGAAAtgtaccaagcacaatgttgtctcgccattcctgatttctaacactcACTCACAGCATTCAGTATGATCTTGCGGCTCTCAGAGAAGAAACGAAATGctctctgtgtttttctgtttaAATTGCGTGAGCTTGTTTTGTCaatttagattaaaatatctggaaaAGCCCATACATTTACCCTCCCCTTGAAGGAATctggacagaagtggttgattaaaacaccaggtttGAATGCGAATGTGTCTCGCTCGTTAACTTGTGATCTGATCGACCAAACGTGTAAACAAGGCCTTAGATAACCTTAGAGGTACATTAGGATTCTAGCAAAAAAAATTCCCCTTAAGGGTGTTTGCTTTCACTAATTTGGTTCCATTTCACATACTTTTTGCTCATTGTAAACAACTGCAAGAAATACTTGTATGACTCTCTACATATCTCTATTAGTCTCTACCTTTCTCTACATATTCTGCTAACAGCACTAAATCTGTTAATTCCTGatccttgtctgtgaaaccccTCTGTAGATGGTTAACCTGTTATTAATAGATTTAAAGAACATGAGCTTAAAGCCTTTTTCAGAGAAACTGATACTTATCGCCAAAGACACCCACACGCCTAAAGAAGAATGattttgtgttcagtgtttcCCCTACAGCtctttttaaatgtgaaaatggGTTTTGTCCCTTGAAACAACGTTAATAGGAAACTGGTGCATACATTTGCAAAATACTCTATAGTGTACACCACTATAAGGTTGCACCCATTTAATATTAGTACTTACTAAGTTTGAATAACTTATAATTAATTACACTGTCGTTCAAACAATTGGGATTTATTCAGcaataatgcattaaattgatgtGACAGTGAAGAATTTTCTATTTATAAAACAATCCTGAACAAAATGTtgtttacacaaaaaaatattactcagcactttttttaacaataaaaatgtttcttgaacaccaaatcagcatattagaacgctttctgaaggatcaggtgacactgaaggatcatgtgacactaatatttcacaatattactgattgtactgtatatttgatcaaataaatgcaactttGGTGAGCAGTAGAAACTTCTTCCAAAAACCATTTTAAAGGTGGCCTAGAATTAAAAATTTAactaaccttgccatagtgaaataataagagttcagcacatggacatcacatactgtgagtctcaaacaccattgcctcctccttcttatgcaaatctcgtaaatcaaaaacaccactgaaaaaaaaagtgcttctcagcataaacccaaccatgacgtaagcgttggggatcatttata includes these proteins:
- the si:dkey-9k7.3 gene encoding circularly permutated Ras protein 1 isoform X1 yields the protein MMEFACSHVVCNWRSESLTEDEAKISNQGSTSTLPCGLSRAQSVSDHPYDNRVNFIQKPAPSLVPPPVPPRNKQQRKSFSSSLPPPLPPRGLENNGETPFKANVNVVSLKVGSLVDITRASAIQSSQKPVHCGKCNAVMSSASSPATHQTKIMWSCEFCGKENVYPLAALKAGRFPLRSPPGRDIIYMDDDGDTDYENLDDMLIVLCVDISGSMSVTSEISPGNSMRSPTYISRLQGVQEALQMVLSSLQKASPHRRVALVTFNNEVTVYGDGTGVPLTLRDWALVDYDYMKKEGENYSTPHCIAETIQPLTQKIKELREHGATALGPAALISVAMASQFTGSKVIICTDGQANIGLGQLDQESSHCSTRSPYFYNQLAHYAAEKGVIVSVMTFEGEDCRLAEVGRLADHTGGRINIVNIGTVATEIQSAIADNVLATSVMATLMAPDGMYFPYEEDNHRLVREIGNVTDGVEITFQFAVRPEKVESFQERDRVPFQLQLSFKTRELQKVMRVITQQKRVTTSSWVWAGSLNMSVLGVHCAQLCARLTMEGRVQEAQRQLRAQQDLLRDISQQKPSPKEESIYGNWISTMSMICEDITTVKQNTTETDAQPASRTSSTASISDAAANVVYQMKRAKSVSGKGQRVAMLEN
- the si:dkey-9k7.3 gene encoding circularly permutated Ras protein 1 isoform X3; this translates as MEFACSHVVCNWRSESLTEDEAKISNQGSTSTLPCGLSRAQSVSDHPYDNRVNFIQKPAPSLVPPPVPPRNKQQRKSFSSSLPPPLPPRGLENNGETPFKANVNVVSLKVGSLVDITRASAIQSSQKPVHCGKCNAVMSSASSPATHQTKIMWSCEFCGKENVYPLAALKAGRFPLRSPPGRDIIYMDDDGDTDYENLDDMLIVLCVDISGSMSVTSEISPGNSMRSPTYISRLQGVQEALQMVLSSLQKASPHRRVALVTFNNEVTVYGDGTGVPLTLRDWALVDYDYMKKEGENYSTPHCIAETIQPLTQKIKELREHGATALGPAALISVAMASQFTGSKVIICTDGQANIGLGQLDQESSHCSTRSPYFYNQLAHYAAEKGVIVSVMTFEGEDCRLAEVGRLADHTGGRINIVNIGTVATEIQSAIADNVLATSVMATLMAPDGMYFPYEEDNHRLVREIGNVTDGVEITFQFAVRPEKVESFQERDRVPFQLQLSFKTRELQKVMRVITQQKRVTTSSWVWAGSLNMSVLGVHCAQLCARLTMEGRVQEAQRQLRAQQDLLRDISQQKPSPKEESIYGNWISTMSMICEDITTVKQNTTETDAQPASRTSSTASISDAAANVVYQMKRAKSVSGKGQRVAMLEN